A part of Streptomyces sp. DSM 40750 genomic DNA contains:
- a CDS encoding RNA polymerase sigma factor, with amino-acid sequence MPLAADTEALAVHAAAGDQEALDTLLQAIRPEVLRRCGRFLPCREDAEEAAQDVLLQVARKITTFQRRSLFSTWLHTVVANCARQKYRELKRRAAEQPLAAEEAHRADPRTTSVIAGSRIDLLEALERLDRDHPTLVAPLVYRDICQMEYAEIADRTGLPLGTVKSRLHTARHHVRQWLRPTL; translated from the coding sequence GTGCCGCTCGCCGCCGACACCGAAGCCCTCGCCGTGCACGCGGCGGCAGGTGACCAGGAGGCCCTCGACACCCTCCTCCAGGCGATCCGGCCGGAGGTGCTCCGCCGCTGCGGACGGTTCCTGCCCTGTCGGGAGGACGCCGAGGAGGCGGCGCAGGACGTGCTGCTGCAGGTGGCGCGCAAGATCACCACGTTCCAGCGGCGCAGCCTCTTCAGCACCTGGCTGCACACCGTGGTCGCCAACTGTGCCCGCCAGAAGTACCGTGAGCTGAAGCGGCGGGCCGCCGAGCAGCCGTTGGCGGCGGAGGAGGCCCACCGGGCGGACCCGCGCACCACGAGCGTGATCGCGGGATCGCGCATCGACCTCCTGGAGGCCCTCGAACGCCTCGACCGGGACCACCCCACACTGGTCGCGCCCCTGGTCTACCGGGACATCTGCCAGATGGAATACGCCGAGATAGCCGACCGCACCGGCCTCCCCCTCGGCACGGTCAAGTCCCGCCTGCACACCGCCCGCCACCACGTACGCCAGTGGCTGAGGCCCACGCTCTGA
- a CDS encoding AMIN-like domain-containing (lipo)protein — MRRIGTVLVALALAGTALGTAAATASAAPGGASRAAAACPTGWGSGTKGSPDSGAVPLSNIRTGRHDCFDRIVFDVPGGGDHIGYYVQYVDRLHQVGSGDPIPVSGGAILELRVGAPSYDPETGGVAYPGKVAQPLPGVNISGYRTFRDTRFAGSFEGETQIGLGVRARLPFRVIQLPDRLVVDVAHSWN, encoded by the coding sequence ATGCGACGAATCGGAACCGTGTTGGTGGCACTCGCGCTCGCGGGGACCGCGCTCGGGACGGCGGCGGCCACCGCGAGCGCCGCGCCGGGGGGCGCCTCGCGGGCCGCCGCGGCCTGCCCGACGGGCTGGGGCAGCGGCACCAAGGGCAGCCCCGACAGCGGCGCCGTGCCGCTGTCGAACATCAGGACCGGCCGGCACGACTGCTTCGACCGCATCGTGTTCGACGTCCCGGGCGGGGGTGACCACATCGGCTACTACGTCCAGTACGTCGACCGGCTCCACCAGGTCGGTTCGGGCGACCCCATCCCGGTGAGCGGCGGGGCCATCCTCGAACTCCGGGTCGGCGCGCCCAGTTACGACCCGGAGACCGGCGGGGTCGCGTACCCGGGCAAGGTGGCCCAGCCCCTGCCCGGCGTCAACATCTCCGGCTACCGCACCTTCCGTGACACCCGGTTCGCCGGCAGCTTCGAGGGCGAGACCCAGATAGGCCTCGGCGTCCGCGCCCGGCTGCCGTTCCGGGTGATCCAGCTGCCCGACCGGCTGGTGGTCGACGTGGCCCACAGCTGGAACTAG
- the rutA gene encoding pyrimidine utilization protein A has translation MDIGVFLPIGNNGWLISKSSPQYLPSFELNKAIVRKAEEHGLDFALSMIKLKGFGGETEFWDHNLESFTLMAGLAAVTDRIRLYASTPILALPPAIVARMAVTVDSIAPGRFGVNIVTGWAPGEYSQMGLWPGDAHFGNRYARAAEYVTVMRELWTDGVSDFKGEFYEMDNCVLSPRPANGHIDIVAAGQSGTGMRFAAEHADYSFILGSGVNTPLALSSSTATLVEAAEKTGRDVGALSLFMVIADETDEAARAKWRDYHDNADHAALAYMAGESASDTTADDSSTARTIVLPEGAVNFNMGTLVGSYETVASMLDEVAEINGTKGIMLVFDDFLAGLENFGTRIQPLMRSRAGRSA, from the coding sequence ATGGACATCGGTGTTTTCCTCCCCATCGGCAACAACGGCTGGCTCATATCGAAGAGTTCACCGCAGTACCTGCCGAGCTTCGAACTGAACAAGGCGATCGTGCGGAAGGCCGAGGAGCACGGCCTCGACTTCGCGCTCTCCATGATCAAGCTCAAGGGCTTCGGCGGCGAGACCGAGTTCTGGGACCACAATCTGGAGTCGTTCACGCTGATGGCGGGCCTGGCCGCCGTGACGGACCGCATCAGGCTGTACGCCTCCACCCCGATCCTCGCCCTCCCGCCGGCGATCGTCGCGCGTATGGCGGTCACGGTCGACTCGATCGCCCCCGGCCGCTTCGGCGTCAACATCGTCACCGGCTGGGCGCCCGGCGAGTACTCCCAGATGGGCCTGTGGCCGGGCGACGCCCACTTCGGCAACCGGTACGCGCGCGCCGCCGAATACGTCACCGTCATGCGGGAGTTGTGGACGGACGGCGTCAGCGACTTCAAGGGCGAGTTCTACGAGATGGACAACTGCGTGCTGTCCCCGCGCCCGGCGAACGGCCACATCGACATCGTCGCCGCCGGGCAGAGCGGGACCGGGATGCGGTTCGCCGCCGAGCACGCCGACTACAGCTTCATCCTGGGCAGCGGCGTCAACACCCCGCTCGCCCTCTCCAGCTCCACGGCGACGCTGGTCGAGGCGGCGGAGAAGACCGGCCGCGACGTCGGCGCCCTGTCCCTGTTCATGGTCATCGCCGACGAGACGGACGAGGCCGCCCGGGCCAAGTGGCGCGACTACCACGACAACGCGGACCACGCGGCCCTCGCCTACATGGCGGGCGAGTCGGCCTCGGACACCACCGCCGACGACTCCTCCACCGCCCGCACGATCGTCCTCCCCGAAGGCGCGGTCAACTTCAACATGGGCACGCTGGTCGGGTCCTACGAGACGGTCGCGAGCATGCTCGACGAGGTCGCCGAGATCAACGGCACGAAGGGGATCATGCTCGTCTTCGACGACTTCCTGGCCGGCCTCGAGAACTTCGGCACGCGGATCCAGCCGCTGATGAGGTCGCGGGCGGGGCGGTCCGCGTGA
- a CDS encoding SpoIIE family protein phosphatase, translated as MNARLALLSTVDPGVAESEVFRLALQHAVGELGALGGMIHLRGPMSALRLVSVTGLPPALTRPWEIIDQEGPLPPARALHQGSGSWSPLGSMAIAWPGTGLVALPVSSGDRTIGALTVLTGARGEPTDEEWEFLRALVDWTENRMAQAPPPSGPAQAELNGERLRQALKEVSVGSWDWNIRTGDLIWDEAALELYGTRPSEFTGKIDNWMRIVHPDDLAPTLAAAQQAIRDHGVYEAEYRVRRLDGTWGWTQARGRATYDEQGTPHRMIGVGWESSESRSARDALSRALRHMSDSFLAVDGDWRITFANLEAERTLGLSEEELFGRVLWDLPSVRGTPGLESRCRQAAAGERPSGFDVSMPDQGRVYHLRLVPGPDGRTIYFTDVTEKRRLEEEHRDAERAASERADRIAALTAALAKATTSQDVVDAVAHRVLPPFAATGLLVQTVEGGRLQNVGAVGYSAEFISLVNHSPRTPYGPAWDAINSGTPVFISSPQEYNAYVPQHADLLARSGKQSWAFLPLTASDHTFGVCIISFDRPRRLTGEERTLLTAISALLAQSLERARLYDLEHTRSRELQRALLPQDLPALAACESAARYLPAGQGMDVGGDWYDVIPLSSGQVALVVGDVMGHGLSEAATMGRLRTAVHTLADLELPPDEIMSHLNDIVGTMGEESYVTCLYALYDSTTQVCSIARAGHPPPALVRPDGTVHFPELTADPPLGAAEPPFETVELTVPDGSLLVLYTDGLVESAKRGIDEGMADLARLLRTAHEDGTATDLERLCDTLTHGLLPAEHPAADDAAFLVARLHALTDDRIASWSLLDNPKAAGQARRHVREQLAVWGLDDLAPTTELLASELVGNVVRHAKGPVRLRLLHGSALVCEVFDGSLTMPRIRRATDTDEGGRGLQLITALSQRWGTRYTTTGKCIWTEQSLTGPDPHRAPPADPLELMFLTPEGFDGDLDALSFGDLDL; from the coding sequence ATGAACGCACGGCTGGCCCTGCTCAGCACGGTGGATCCCGGTGTCGCGGAAAGCGAGGTCTTCCGGCTGGCACTCCAGCACGCGGTCGGCGAACTCGGCGCCCTCGGGGGCATGATCCACCTGCGGGGTCCCATGTCGGCGCTGCGGCTGGTGTCGGTCACCGGCCTTCCGCCCGCGCTCACCCGTCCATGGGAGATCATCGACCAGGAGGGCCCGCTGCCCCCGGCCCGCGCCCTCCACCAGGGCAGCGGATCATGGTCGCCGCTGGGCTCCATGGCCATCGCCTGGCCCGGCACCGGCCTCGTCGCCTTACCCGTGTCCAGCGGCGACCGCACGATAGGCGCGCTCACCGTCCTCACCGGCGCCCGGGGCGAACCCACCGACGAGGAATGGGAGTTCCTGCGGGCGCTCGTCGACTGGACCGAGAACCGCATGGCGCAGGCGCCACCACCGTCCGGCCCCGCACAGGCCGAGCTGAACGGCGAGCGGCTGCGGCAGGCGCTGAAGGAGGTCAGCGTCGGCTCCTGGGACTGGAACATCCGCACCGGCGACCTGATCTGGGACGAGGCCGCCCTGGAGCTCTACGGCACCAGACCGTCCGAGTTCACCGGCAAGATCGACAACTGGATGCGGATCGTCCACCCCGACGACCTCGCCCCCACCCTGGCCGCCGCACAGCAGGCGATACGCGACCACGGCGTGTACGAGGCGGAGTACCGCGTACGGCGCCTCGACGGCACGTGGGGCTGGACGCAGGCCCGGGGCCGGGCGACCTACGACGAGCAGGGCACACCCCACCGGATGATCGGCGTGGGGTGGGAGAGCAGCGAGTCACGGTCCGCCCGGGACGCGCTCAGCCGGGCCCTGCGGCACATGAGCGACAGCTTCCTCGCCGTCGACGGCGACTGGCGGATCACCTTCGCCAACCTGGAGGCCGAACGCACCCTCGGTCTCTCCGAGGAGGAGCTGTTCGGGCGCGTCCTGTGGGACCTGCCGTCCGTACGCGGGACCCCCGGCCTGGAGAGTCGCTGCCGGCAGGCCGCCGCCGGGGAGAGACCTTCCGGGTTCGACGTATCCATGCCGGACCAGGGCCGCGTGTACCACCTGCGGCTGGTCCCGGGCCCCGACGGCCGCACCATCTACTTCACCGACGTCACCGAGAAACGCCGGCTGGAGGAGGAACACCGCGACGCCGAGCGCGCGGCCTCCGAACGGGCCGACCGCATCGCCGCGTTGACCGCCGCGCTCGCCAAGGCGACCACCTCCCAGGACGTCGTCGACGCGGTCGCCCACCGGGTGCTGCCGCCGTTCGCCGCCACCGGACTCCTCGTCCAGACCGTCGAGGGCGGCCGCCTGCAGAACGTCGGCGCCGTCGGCTACTCGGCCGAGTTCATCAGTCTCGTCAACCACAGCCCCAGGACGCCGTACGGTCCCGCCTGGGACGCGATCAACTCCGGTACCCCGGTCTTCATCTCCTCGCCGCAGGAGTACAACGCGTACGTGCCCCAGCACGCCGACCTGCTCGCCCGGTCCGGCAAGCAGTCCTGGGCGTTCCTCCCGCTGACGGCGTCCGACCACACCTTCGGGGTGTGCATCATCTCCTTCGACCGGCCGCGCCGCCTCACCGGCGAGGAACGCACCCTCCTCACCGCGATCAGCGCCCTCCTCGCCCAGTCCCTGGAACGCGCCCGGCTCTACGACCTCGAACACACCCGGTCCCGCGAACTCCAGCGCGCGCTGCTCCCGCAGGACCTGCCCGCCCTCGCCGCCTGCGAGTCCGCCGCCCGCTACCTCCCCGCCGGCCAGGGCATGGACGTCGGCGGCGACTGGTACGACGTCATCCCGCTCTCCAGCGGCCAGGTCGCCCTCGTCGTCGGCGACGTCATGGGCCACGGCCTGTCCGAGGCCGCCACCATGGGCCGGCTCCGCACGGCCGTCCACACCCTCGCCGACCTCGAACTGCCCCCCGACGAGATCATGAGCCACCTCAACGACATCGTCGGCACCATGGGCGAGGAGTCGTACGTCACCTGCCTGTACGCCCTCTACGACTCCACCACCCAGGTCTGCTCCATCGCCCGCGCCGGACACCCCCCGCCCGCCCTGGTCCGCCCCGACGGCACCGTGCACTTCCCGGAGCTGACCGCCGACCCGCCGCTCGGCGCGGCCGAACCGCCGTTCGAGACGGTGGAGCTGACCGTGCCCGACGGCAGTCTGCTCGTGCTCTACACCGACGGGCTGGTCGAGTCGGCGAAACGGGGCATCGACGAGGGCATGGCCGACCTGGCCCGGCTGCTGCGCACCGCGCACGAGGACGGCACCGCCACCGACCTGGAACGCCTCTGCGACACCCTCACGCACGGCCTGCTCCCCGCCGAGCACCCGGCGGCCGACGACGCCGCGTTCCTCGTCGCCCGCCTGCACGCCCTGACCGACGACCGGATCGCCTCCTGGTCCCTCCTCGACAACCCGAAGGCGGCCGGGCAGGCCCGCCGCCACGTCCGCGAACAGCTCGCCGTCTGGGGCCTGGACGACCTCGCCCCCACCACCGAACTCCTCGCCAGCGAACTCGTCGGCAACGTCGTACGCCACGCCAAGGGCCCCGTCCGCCTCCGCCTCCTGCACGGCTCCGCGCTGGTCTGCGAGGTCTTCGACGGCAGCCTCACGATGCCCCGAATACGCCGGGCCACCGACACCGACGAGGGCGGCCGGGGCCTCCAGCTCATCACCGCGCTCTCCCAGCGCTGGGGCACCCGCTACACCACCACCGGCAAGTGCATCTGGACCGAACAGTCCCTCACCGGCCCCGACCCCCACCGCGCCCCGCCGGCCGACCCGCTGGAGCTGATGTTCCTGACCCCGGAGGGCTTCGACGGCGACCTGGACGCGCTCTCCTTCGGCGACCTCGACCTCTAG
- a CDS encoding glycosyltransferase: MGPLHEEIELPPTMWGAEFLPQTSVLPLVDLVITHGGNNTTTEALHFGKPMVLLPLFWDQYDNAQRMAELGYGVRLDPYSFTDAQLHGALDRLPADTALRRTLDEAGGTIRARDGLRRAADLIERSAAG, encoded by the coding sequence ATGGGCCCGCTGCACGAGGAGATCGAGCTGCCGCCGACCATGTGGGGCGCGGAGTTCCTCCCGCAGACGAGCGTCCTGCCGCTGGTCGACCTCGTCATCACGCACGGCGGCAACAACACGACCACCGAGGCCCTCCACTTCGGCAAGCCGATGGTCCTGCTGCCGCTGTTCTGGGACCAGTACGACAACGCCCAGCGGATGGCCGAACTCGGCTACGGCGTCCGCCTCGACCCGTACAGCTTCACCGACGCCCAACTCCACGGCGCCCTCGACCGGTTGCCGGCCGACACCGCGCTGCGGCGCACCCTCGACGAGGCCGGCGGGACGATCCGGGCGCGCGACGGCCTTCGCAGGGCCGCGGACCTGATCGAGCGGAGCGCCGCGGGCTGA
- a CDS encoding alpha/beta hydrolase — protein sequence MTTQHPAPRRFARLRLVGAALTALVLAGTGTATQAMASQKTPPTPPVPTLTWTDCQGGFECANADVPLDYREPQGRTITLAVVRKKAADQTKRKGTLFMQPGGPGNSGVDFVRNNYDDLPTALRDSFDVFGYDVRGVGRSSALTCFDDARYTKAVTDAKGVPGPDAFGPALREAAEFNQACVDNAGDLLPYVGTEYVARDIDLLRQALGEEQLTYYGRSFGSYIGTVYAALFPKRVRALALDGAYDPVHYANRPYAYDRPQYLALDGAMSRFLDWCAADQATCGFGDGDPRAAFEKLKGDLDANPVTTASGGKANGYTLVYRLMFNINEGKVIWPSLGAALRKAQLRDNTSFLLRPPSPASFDFLGPNVVVECVDREYPRSLRKLQRNVTANAKAAPLLGPAMAYGPPTYDHQHATACVQWPGERVSRYDGSYRAKGSSPILVMGTTGDPDTPYQDAVALSRRLDNASLLTFDAEGHTAFGRSACATDAVTGYLVDLKVPASGTTCADETQPPSSTPKTAPPGTTLGELRNGVNERVERIGSVD from the coding sequence ATGACAACGCAGCATCCCGCACCGAGACGCTTCGCGCGGCTCAGACTCGTCGGGGCCGCGCTCACCGCCCTCGTCCTCGCGGGGACGGGGACGGCGACCCAGGCCATGGCCTCGCAGAAGACACCACCGACTCCGCCCGTGCCGACGCTCACCTGGACCGACTGCCAGGGCGGCTTCGAGTGCGCGAACGCCGACGTGCCGCTGGACTACCGGGAGCCGCAGGGCCGCACGATCACGCTCGCGGTGGTCCGCAAGAAGGCCGCCGACCAGACGAAGCGCAAGGGCACGCTCTTCATGCAGCCCGGCGGGCCCGGCAACTCCGGGGTGGACTTCGTCCGCAACAACTACGACGACCTGCCGACCGCTCTCCGCGACTCGTTCGACGTCTTCGGCTACGACGTACGCGGCGTCGGCCGCAGTTCGGCGCTGACGTGCTTCGACGACGCCCGCTACACCAAGGCCGTCACCGACGCCAAGGGCGTCCCGGGCCCGGACGCCTTCGGCCCGGCGCTGCGCGAGGCGGCCGAGTTCAACCAGGCCTGCGTCGACAACGCGGGCGACCTGCTGCCGTACGTCGGCACCGAGTACGTCGCCCGCGACATCGACCTGCTGCGCCAGGCGCTCGGCGAGGAGCAACTGACCTACTACGGGCGGTCGTTCGGCTCGTACATCGGTACGGTCTACGCGGCGCTGTTCCCGAAGCGGGTGCGGGCGCTGGCGCTCGACGGGGCGTACGACCCGGTGCACTACGCCAACCGCCCGTACGCCTATGACCGGCCCCAGTACCTGGCGCTCGACGGCGCGATGAGCCGCTTCCTCGACTGGTGCGCCGCCGACCAGGCGACCTGCGGCTTCGGCGACGGGGACCCGCGCGCGGCGTTCGAGAAGCTGAAGGGCGACCTCGACGCGAACCCCGTCACGACCGCGAGCGGCGGGAAGGCCAACGGCTACACCCTCGTCTACCGGCTGATGTTCAACATCAACGAGGGCAAGGTCATCTGGCCGTCGCTCGGCGCGGCCCTGCGCAAGGCGCAGCTGCGGGACAACACCTCGTTCCTGCTGCGGCCGCCGTCCCCGGCCAGCTTCGACTTCCTCGGCCCGAACGTGGTCGTCGAGTGCGTCGACCGGGAGTACCCGCGCAGCCTGCGCAAGTTGCAGCGGAACGTCACGGCCAACGCGAAGGCGGCGCCGCTGCTCGGCCCGGCCATGGCGTACGGCCCGCCGACGTACGACCACCAGCACGCCACCGCGTGCGTCCAGTGGCCCGGTGAGCGGGTCAGCCGCTACGACGGCTCCTACCGGGCGAAGGGTTCGTCGCCGATCCTGGTCATGGGCACCACCGGTGACCCGGACACCCCGTACCAGGACGCGGTCGCCCTGAGCCGGCGGCTCGACAACGCCTCGCTGCTGACGTTCGACGCCGAGGGGCACACCGCGTTCGGCCGCAGCGCCTGCGCGACGGACGCGGTCACCGGCTACCTGGTCGATCTGAAGGTCCCGGCCTCCGGCACGACCTGCGCGGACGAGACCCAGCCGCCGTCCTCCACCCCGAAGACGGCCCCGCCCGGCACGACCCTGGGCGAACTCCGCAACGGCGTCAACGAGCGCGTGGAGCGCATCGGTTCCGTGGACTGA
- a CDS encoding carboxymuconolactone decarboxylase family protein, with amino-acid sequence MEARLNLLASPVAGKLVKHLVAASKTIDETGLPIATQELVRIRASQINGCGFCLDMHTKEAAHAGETAQRLNLIATWREAKVFTEAERAALELAEQGTRIADAAGGVPDEVWENAAKHYDEDQLLGLVSLIALINTFNRLNVIVQQPAGDYQVGMFG; translated from the coding sequence ATGGAAGCACGACTGAACCTGCTCGCCAGCCCGGTCGCCGGCAAGCTCGTCAAGCACCTCGTCGCGGCGAGCAAGACGATCGATGAGACGGGGCTGCCGATCGCGACCCAGGAGCTGGTGAGGATCCGCGCCAGCCAGATCAACGGCTGCGGGTTCTGCCTCGACATGCACACCAAGGAGGCCGCGCACGCCGGGGAGACCGCCCAGCGGCTGAACCTGATCGCGACCTGGCGGGAGGCCAAGGTCTTCACCGAGGCCGAGCGCGCCGCCCTGGAGCTCGCCGAGCAGGGCACCCGTATCGCCGACGCGGCCGGCGGTGTCCCCGACGAGGTCTGGGAGAACGCCGCCAAGCACTACGACGAGGACCAGCTCCTCGGCCTGGTGTCCCTCATCGCCCTCATCAACACCTTCAACCGGCTGAACGTCATCGTGCAGCAGCCGGCGGGCGACTACCAGGTGGGCATGTTCGGCTAG
- a CDS encoding lamin tail domain-containing protein, which yields MRRVAHPLVSVGAAGALAFGVLPAAFAAPSTSAVIAEVYGGGGNSGATLVRDFIELGNAGSGAYDLSGYSVQYLPGSPSASSQWQVTALSGSVAPGGRYLVAEAAGSGGTTALPTADATGSIAMSASSGTIALVAGTTALTCKTAADCAADSSVVDLVGYGSAVVREGGGPVTGASNTASVARAASLADTDDNAADLASGTPSPVNSAGETPGSGDGDGDGDGDGGGSTEPGPLRVHDIQGTTRLSPLTGQTVTRVPGIVTGVRTSGSKGYWIQDPQADSDPRTGEGVFVYTGSADPTVKAGDSVLVTGKVTEYYPSSTSQSVTEITGPAATVLSGGNALPAAVTLDAASVPGAYAPTAGGGSIDALPLEPDVYALDFYEALEGSRVQASDARVVGATTEYDEMWVTVKPEESPTARGGTLYSSYDQPNTGRMKVMSLDTTATFPVVNVGDELSGTTVGPLDYSTFGGYNLQATQLGTLVDNGLKAEKTRRQKGDELAVATYNVENLDALDDQEKFDRLAEGVAAGLSSPDIVALEEIQDDNGATNDGTVTAEATLTRFTDAIRAAGGPRYQWRYVAPENNRDGGEPGGNIRLVFLFNPKRVSFTDRAGGDATTATSVVKTRQGARLTYSPGRINPTSDAWGSSRKPLVGEFVFHGERVFVVANHFGSKGGDQPLHGRYQEPTRSSETKRHEQAAEVNTFVKSLLKADRDAKAVVLGDLNDFEFSQTMTALTDGKVLNPLISTLPAAERHTYVYDGNSQTLDHILTSPAVTHFDYDVVHINAEFADQASDHDPQIVRIDVGRCRGN from the coding sequence GTGCGCCGCGTCGCCCACCCGCTCGTGTCCGTGGGTGCGGCAGGTGCGCTCGCGTTCGGCGTGCTGCCCGCCGCGTTCGCCGCGCCGTCCACGAGCGCGGTGATCGCCGAGGTGTACGGCGGCGGGGGCAACTCGGGGGCGACCCTGGTCCGGGACTTCATCGAGCTGGGCAACGCCGGTTCGGGGGCGTACGACCTGTCGGGGTACAGCGTGCAGTATCTGCCGGGGTCGCCGTCGGCGTCCTCGCAGTGGCAGGTGACCGCGCTGAGCGGTTCGGTCGCGCCCGGCGGCCGCTACCTGGTCGCCGAGGCGGCGGGCAGCGGCGGTACGACGGCGCTGCCGACGGCCGACGCGACCGGCTCGATCGCGATGAGCGCGAGCAGCGGGACCATCGCCCTGGTCGCCGGTACCACCGCGCTCACCTGCAAGACCGCGGCCGACTGCGCGGCGGACAGCAGTGTCGTCGACCTCGTGGGCTACGGCAGCGCGGTCGTCCGGGAGGGCGGCGGCCCGGTCACCGGCGCCTCCAACACCGCCTCCGTCGCCCGCGCCGCCTCCCTCGCGGACACCGACGACAACGCGGCCGACCTCGCCTCCGGTACACCGTCCCCGGTCAACTCGGCCGGTGAGACGCCCGGTTCGGGCGACGGTGACGGGGACGGAGACGGAGACGGCGGCGGTTCCACCGAGCCCGGGCCCCTCCGCGTCCACGACATCCAGGGCACCACCCGGCTCTCCCCGCTCACCGGGCAGACGGTCACCCGCGTTCCCGGCATCGTCACCGGCGTACGGACCTCCGGTTCGAAGGGGTACTGGATCCAGGACCCGCAGGCCGACAGCGACCCCCGTACCGGCGAGGGCGTGTTCGTGTACACCGGGTCGGCGGACCCGACCGTGAAGGCCGGGGACTCCGTGCTGGTGACGGGCAAGGTCACCGAGTACTACCCGAGCAGCACCAGCCAGTCGGTCACGGAGATCACCGGGCCGGCCGCGACCGTGCTGTCCGGCGGGAACGCGCTGCCCGCGGCCGTCACGCTGGACGCGGCGAGCGTCCCGGGCGCGTACGCGCCGACCGCCGGCGGCGGCAGCATCGACGCGCTGCCGCTCGAACCGGACGTGTACGCCCTCGACTTCTACGAGGCGCTGGAGGGCTCGCGGGTACAGGCCTCCGACGCCCGGGTGGTCGGCGCGACCACGGAGTACGACGAGATGTGGGTGACGGTGAAGCCGGAGGAGAGCCCGACCGCGCGCGGCGGCACGCTCTACTCCTCCTACGACCAGCCCAACACCGGCCGGATGAAGGTGATGTCGCTCGACACGACGGCAACTTTCCCGGTGGTCAACGTCGGTGACGAGCTGTCCGGCACGACCGTCGGGCCGCTCGACTACTCCACCTTCGGCGGCTACAACCTCCAGGCCACCCAGCTGGGGACGCTCGTCGACAACGGGCTGAAGGCCGAGAAGACCCGGCGCCAGAAGGGCGACGAGCTGGCGGTCGCCACGTACAACGTGGAGAACCTGGACGCACTCGACGACCAGGAGAAGTTCGACCGGCTCGCCGAGGGTGTCGCGGCCGGCCTCAGCTCGCCCGACATCGTCGCCCTGGAGGAGATCCAGGACGACAACGGCGCGACGAACGACGGGACGGTGACCGCCGAGGCCACGCTGACCCGGTTCACCGACGCCATCCGCGCAGCCGGCGGCCCCCGCTACCAGTGGCGTTACGTGGCCCCCGAGAACAACCGGGACGGCGGCGAGCCCGGCGGCAACATCCGTCTGGTCTTCCTGTTCAACCCCAAGCGGGTCTCCTTCACCGACCGGGCCGGCGGCGATGCCACCACGGCCACGAGTGTCGTGAAGACGCGCCAGGGCGCCCGGCTCACGTACTCCCCGGGCCGGATCAACCCCACCAGTGACGCCTGGGGCAGCAGCCGCAAGCCGCTGGTCGGCGAGTTCGTCTTCCACGGCGAGCGCGTCTTCGTCGTCGCCAACCACTTCGGGTCCAAGGGCGGCGACCAGCCCCTGCACGGCCGCTACCAGGAGCCGACCCGCAGCTCCGAGACCAAGCGCCACGAGCAGGCCGCCGAGGTCAACACCTTCGTCAAGTCCCTGCTCAAGGCGGACCGGGACGCCAAGGCCGTCGTCCTCGGCGACCTCAACGACTTCGAGTTCTCGCAGACCATGACCGCCCTCACCGACGGCAAGGTCCTGAACCCGCTGATCAGCACCCTCCCGGCCGCCGAGCGCCACACCTACGTCTACGACGGCAACTCGCAGACCCTGGACCACATCCTGACCAGCCCGGCCGTCACGCACTTCGACTACGACGTCGTGCACATCAACGCCGAGTTCGCCGACCAGGCGAGCGACCACGACCCGCAGATCGTACGGATCGACGTCGGCCGGTGCCGCGGGAACTGA